Proteins found in one Acidimicrobiales bacterium genomic segment:
- a CDS encoding TcpE family conjugal transfer membrane protein: MTADDDVIECATYTHARRHPIVVGQIGGWALPVQLTLTQIAVVAVVYLVEVWTWGLWSRFTPRGLDVLLAVALPVVLAWALRRVRIEGRSVPRALLAWLTLAAMPPQGYVVGRRHRPEPAVDLRSARTYVAPGPGPAPDPLSSAP, from the coding sequence ATGACCGCCGACGACGACGTGATCGAGTGCGCCACCTACACGCACGCCCGCCGTCACCCCATCGTCGTCGGCCAGATCGGCGGCTGGGCACTGCCGGTGCAGCTCACGCTCACCCAGATCGCCGTGGTGGCCGTCGTGTACCTGGTGGAGGTCTGGACCTGGGGCCTGTGGTCGCGGTTCACGCCCCGGGGGCTCGACGTGCTGCTCGCCGTGGCGCTCCCGGTGGTGCTCGCCTGGGCATTGCGCCGGGTCCGCATCGAGGGCCGCAGCGTCCCCCGGGCCCTGCTGGCCTGGCTCACGCTGGCGGCCATGCCGCCGCAGGGCTACGTGGTCGGTCGCCGGCACCGGCCCGAGCCGGCGGTCGACCTCCGCTCCGCCCGCACCTACGTCGCCCCCGGTCCCGGTCCCGCCCCCGACCCCCTGTCGTCGGCGCCGTGA